Below is a genomic region from Roseovarius arcticus.
GCGCCGCAAACCACTGCAATGATGACAGACCATGTGGTGATCGCGGCCGACATACCTGTAGGCGCATGCCGCCGGTTGCGAAATGGTCATGCCGAGGCAGAGGTTTGCCCGGCGTCGTGGGACGCAGAGCATCTGATCGTGAATGACGCTACATTGTCCTAATATCATTTAATATTAGTGGCTTATCTTACGTAGCTAATCTGATAGATGAGCTCAGATCTTAGGGGTCGAACGGCGTTTTGCGGTGGTTCGATGGCGCATGAAAAAGCGGACCATTTCACGCGATGCATCCGGGCCTTTGGGATCGGTATAGCTTCCGGCGGAATGCCCTCCTGACCAAGCATGGCCAGCCCCATGAACGACCCACTTTTCGACAAAGGGACGTCCCCGGCCCACACGGTGCGACGTCCGTGTATAGTCGCGGCCATTAGCAATACGGCCTGTTTTCTCTGCCATATCGAGATGGTCGTAAGGCTCCAGCGCCCTGATCGCGACAAAGCGACCGTTCCGCGGGTTGACCACTTTGTCAGAATCGCCATGGAAAATGATCGTCGGCATCTGGGTGTCATGGCGTCGGCCTGTTGCACCGATATTCATGGCGTGCGCGGCAGAGGACGCGTCATGAGCTGCGCCCACCCCCAGACCAGAATGAACGCCCACGGCCGCAAACATATCCGGATAGGCCGTTGCAACGATCAAAGCTGCGGCAGCACCTGCCGATAATCCCGCAACATAGACTTTGGACAGGTCGACATTTTGTTCACTGATGACATGCTGCGTCAGACTGGCAATCAGAGCCGGCTCTCCCGCGCCCCTCGCCTGATCATCGCTCTTGAACCAGTTCCAGCACCGATTTCGCTGCGCGTCACGCGCCTGCGCCGGGTAGAGAACTTGAAAGCCGAACTCCTCGGCCAGCGCGTTCATCCCGGTACCTCGGGCAAAATCCTGAGGTGTCTGTCCGCAGCCGTGCAACATCACAATCAACGGTAACGGATCTGTCGCCGAATTTGCGGCAACAGGCACGTAGAGCTTGTAGGACCGGGTGCCATATGCACTCTCATGCGTCCCGTCTTTGAAGGATGCCCCTCGCGGAACGGTAGACTTTGACTGCGATGTGGCTGGTGCCTTTGATCTGGCAGCAATCTTTACACCACCGATGTTGTTCGCACCTTTGCGAGCAACGGTCGTCTTCTTTGCAGGCTTAGTTGCAGCTTTGGCTGCTTTGCCAGATTTTCGTCTTACGGGCTTCGCAGGTGCCAACAGCGACCCCCACGCATCGTTCATGGCGGACACTGCTGCACGCCTGAGCTTCTTTTGCGATCGGGCTCGCAAGCGCCTGAAGGGATCAAACATGTGGCCTCAAATTTCCTGGAGATCAGCAATGACATACCGGGCGCATTGATTCGCCGCCATGTCTACAAGGTAATAAGTGGAAAGCTCGATAACCAAACTACGAACAGGTCTAAAGTGCATCCGCAGAGAGGCTGCAGATGCACTCGCGCAAACACGGTCACAGCAGTTACTCGAACACCGCAAGCCAGAAATAGCTGCACAGGCTTGAACTCTGCCCAGCTATTTCTGTGAGGCCTTTACCTGACGCTGCTTTGTCAGGCTGCGGCTACGGCGATCCCGGTCAGCTTAGCATTTGCCGCCTTCTCCATATCGAGAATTTGGGAAAGGAGATCGTGCGCCTCGTCATTTTTCAACTCTTTCGCCCACTGACGCAACGTGCCGTACCGTGCGATCTCATAATGCTCGACAGCTTGGGCCGCGCCGATGAGGCAGGCCCCCAATGCTTTGCCACTCGCCTCTTGAATGATGCCTTCGGTCTCTTTGATCAGCCCTTCGATGGCATCGCACTTTTCGCCCTCAGCGGGCTTATCAATTGTCGCGAATACCTTTTTCAGGATTTTCACATGTTCTCTGGTCTCTTTCAGATGATCTTCGAAGGCGGATTTGACGTCGCCATCCGCGGCGCTGATCATCTTTGGCATAGCTTTGGTCAAAGCGTTCTCAGCGTAGTAGATATCTTTCAGTGTATGATGGAATGCGTCAGCGAGAGTTTTCATGTCAAATTCTCCAAGAGTGCAGTTACACACATTAACTTTCCAACACGCATTTCGTTCCGGCGGTTAAAATAGTTGAGCTTTGCACCGCAACATTATGATTTTGCATCACTTATCTCGATAAGGCATACAATTCTATTTGCTGCATTTTAACAAAGCCTCTGTAGCGTGAAAGGCACCGAGCAGGAAAATTGTTTAATTTTCAAATGTTACCACCCGAAAGTGCGGATTTTCCTTCTTGTGAGCAGCTTTAACCGGCCAATCATCTATGACACCGTAAGAATTTACCAGAATTCAATTTGGCGCCGCATGACGTTTTTGCAAGCCCTTCCAATGAGTTATGTGAAACGCGCCTTGCCAGAGGTTGGGTGGCGGATTCCTCCTCAACCTATTGGCGTTTCTCTGCTACATTGACGTAAGGGAAGCCTCATAAATTCCTGTGAGACGATTCCCCGAAGCTGAATTTGACTAGTGAGTGCAGCTGCGAAGGGTGCGCCCACCTTGGACTGGAGGGCCAGGTGACCGACCGACGTTTCATGCTGAAGTGCGTAGGCGGCTTGATGCTCTCCAGCAGCTTGGGTGGCTGCGGGATACTCAAGCGTTGGACCCAGCCCGACCTTGCAGCCGGGACGATTGATATTCATACGCATTTTTTCAACGGCCGCGACGTACCCGCCATTGGGTTTGTCCAGCAGACGTTCCTGCGGGACCCACACGGCCCGGTTGACCCAGACATGACCAGCACCGCGTTCATGAAATTATTGAAAACTATTTTACTGACGAACACACCCACGGCGAAACGAGAGCTTGCCGTTGTGATGGGCGGCGCACCCGTGACACCGCCAGACGTGATTGAGCGGCGCGATCAGGAAAATGTTGCCACGGCCCTCGCCGAATATGCCGCAGGTGATGTTCCGAACACGGCGGGGTTAAGCGTGGGCCGATCAGACGAGAGCCGGATACTGGACCGGATCGCGCTGGATGTGGGACAGGTTTCGGTACGCACCGGGCTGCAGTCACCGCGCCAGCAGGCAAGGACCCTTGCAGCAGAGGTGTATGCCAAGGGCGCGCCGACAACTGGGACGGAGCGGGAATATCGCCACCTTTCGCCCCTTCTTCAGTCGATCCGCTGGGCCGGTCTGCTGACCCGCGCGAGGCAAGACATTCTGGCCGAAATGCAAAGGGCTTACGGCGGCCCAACGCAGGTGCGGGTGTTTTCGCCGTCCATCGTCGACTTTACCTATTGGTTCAAGACAACCGAAAACGACGTCGACTCGGTCGCCGATCAGATCGAAATCGTGTCGGCTATCTCGAAGCGGTTTCAAGACGCGCTGGTGCTGCCCTTCGCGCCGTTCTGCCCCTTGCGCGCGGCGCTCGAACGCGAGGCGCATCCGGAGTGGGATTCCTTGCGGAACGTTAAGCTGGCAGTTCTGGAGCGCGGCTTTGCCGGGGTCAAAATGTACCCGCCGCTGGGGTTCAAACCAATCGGCAACACCGCCGACGTATCCGTCTGGGCCAAGCGCGCGCCCAAAGGTGGCGGTCCCGCGCTCGACCGCGAGCTTGAGCGCCTTTACGCGTGGTGCGCCGAGAACGACGTCCCGATCAAGGCCCATGCAACAAATTCGATGGGTGCCGGCCCCGGCACCGGACAATTTGCCGCTCCGCAGGAATGGCGGGCCGTGCTGTCGCGCCCCGAATTCGGCAATCTGCGGGTGAACCTTGCTCATTTCGGACGGTTCAAGGAGACGGCGCCGAACGCCGACCACCCCGCTCAGCGGGATTGGGAGGATACGATTGCCGAAATGCTTGAGGATTTTCCGGGTCTCTATTTCGACCTTGGATTCTGGCCGATCGCGACCGAGTCCGATGGCCCGAACCGCACGCGCGTGATGGCACGGATGCGCGAGTTGATCGCGCACGCCCCGCTGGTGTCCCGGCGCATGATGTACGGCTCTGACTGGTCTATGATTGGCCGACTTCCGGGGCATCAGACCTATTCGGCGCAGGTCGTAAGCGCGCTAGAGGAACTTGGGTTCGCCGATGACCGCTTGCAGGGCGTGATGGGATCAAACGC
It encodes:
- a CDS encoding ferritin-like domain-containing protein, encoding MKTLADAFHHTLKDIYYAENALTKAMPKMISAADGDVKSAFEDHLKETREHVKILKKVFATIDKPAEGEKCDAIEGLIKETEGIIQEASGKALGACLIGAAQAVEHYEIARYGTLRQWAKELKNDEAHDLLSQILDMEKAANAKLTGIAVAAA
- a CDS encoding amidohydrolase family protein, which translates into the protein MTDRRFMLKCVGGLMLSSSLGGCGILKRWTQPDLAAGTIDIHTHFFNGRDVPAIGFVQQTFLRDPHGPVDPDMTSTAFMKLLKTILLTNTPTAKRELAVVMGGAPVTPPDVIERRDQENVATALAEYAAGDVPNTAGLSVGRSDESRILDRIALDVGQVSVRTGLQSPRQQARTLAAEVYAKGAPTTGTEREYRHLSPLLQSIRWAGLLTRARQDILAEMQRAYGGPTQVRVFSPSIVDFTYWFKTTENDVDSVADQIEIVSAISKRFQDALVLPFAPFCPLRAALEREAHPEWDSLRNVKLAVLERGFAGVKMYPPLGFKPIGNTADVSVWAKRAPKGGGPALDRELERLYAWCAENDVPIKAHATNSMGAGPGTGQFAAPQEWRAVLSRPEFGNLRVNLAHFGRFKETAPNADHPAQRDWEDTIAEMLEDFPGLYFDLGFWPIATESDGPNRTRVMARMRELIAHAPLVSRRMMYGSDWSMIGRLPGHQTYSAQVVSALEELGFADDRLQGVMGSNAARYLGLTTRGAQHARFAAFHADHPIFNELFLT
- a CDS encoding extracellular catalytic domain type 1 short-chain-length polyhydroxyalkanoate depolymerase; protein product: MNDAWGSLLAPAKPVRRKSGKAAKAATKPAKKTTVARKGANNIGGVKIAARSKAPATSQSKSTVPRGASFKDGTHESAYGTRSYKLYVPVAANSATDPLPLIVMLHGCGQTPQDFARGTGMNALAEEFGFQVLYPAQARDAQRNRCWNWFKSDDQARGAGEPALIASLTQHVISEQNVDLSKVYVAGLSAGAAAALIVATAYPDMFAAVGVHSGLGVGAAHDASSAAHAMNIGATGRRHDTQMPTIIFHGDSDKVVNPRNGRFVAIRALEPYDHLDMAEKTGRIANGRDYTRTSHRVGRGRPFVEKWVVHGAGHAWSGGHSAGSYTDPKGPDASREMVRFFMRHRTTAKRRSTPKI